From a single Drosophila sulfurigaster albostrigata strain 15112-1811.04 chromosome 3, ASM2355843v2, whole genome shotgun sequence genomic region:
- the LOC133840574 gene encoding superoxide dismutase [Cu-Zn]-like produces the protein MLTKAVCVLNGDAKGTIYFEQKSENCAVKITGEVTGLSKGLHGFHVHEFGDSTNGCTSAGAHFNPHKKQHGAPTDNERHLGDLGNINVEGGPGATKINFCDCHITLFGVNSIIGRSLVVHADPDDLGKGGHELSKTTGNAGARIGCGVIGFASLAN, from the coding sequence ATGTTGACCAAGGCAGTTTGCGTGCTCAATGGCGATGCCAAGGGCACAATTTATTTCGAACAAAAATCCGAAAATTGTGCCGTCAAAATCACAGGTGAGGTGACTGGATTATCGAAAGGTCTACATGGCTTTCATGTGCATGAGTTTGGCGACTCCACAAATGGTTGCACATCCGCCGGAGCACACTTTAATCCCCACAAGAAACAGCATGGTGCACCCACAGACAACGAGCGTCATCTGGGCGATTTGGGAAACATCAATGTCGAGGGAGGCCCAggagcaacaaaaatcaatttttgcgATTGCCACATTACGCTCTTTGGCGTCAATAGCATCATTGGACGCAGTTTGGTTGTCCACGCCGATCCTGATGATCTTGGCAAAGGTGGACATGAGTTGAGCAAAACAACTGGAAATGCTGGAGCACGCATTGGCTGCGGCGTCATTGGCTTTGCATCGCTcgcaaattag
- the LOC133840569 gene encoding glucose facilitated diffusion protein-like isoform X1, translated as MQNDKYRPPEPPTFGFTSAPPQHGYPPQGPPQHGYPPQGPPQHGYPLQGPPQPEYPAQNYPPQGFNPPPQNYGPPPPQNYAPPPPAPVIVQPGGWYSRNRRNKPQSNAVAAASLIFISGGMNIAWSVGFRPLTSTIFTSLHLAVAWFIAAIIGAFISCFLANKIPKKFVVIFASALVLIAGIVRAATSYNGEAIEASLYLDGIANGLIFSPTLALIGEVSWPYMRGPIAASIEQMCFTCGFFIQLVYTEAWGVDSYYYNTFTSEQMHGILSAIYGLIALILAAFLIIESPVITLANGNEQAALEILRQLQQPHTITTDTYAQLEEHKRYLAQNKNISTVESITQGLPALLRLVFLRALNAMSLSIMVYYAFLLSIITHYSPYDFMWQYLVFGICRWIGTFVISLCTESLGRKKPTLFGLLVSGGLSFGIASMVGDYPYGAVDSIVNLIFVYEVFAGIAFAPSSVYLSEAYPLGVKQHFISFTFMAEMLVFLIISCCTTSVTGISIYFYILGAFSVLGALLGFWCLPETKGTTLREAQEKFKGMSSKGF; from the exons ATGCAGAACGACAAATATAGACCTCCAGAGCCACCGACCTTTGGGTTCACTTCGGCACCACCACAGCATGGCTATCCGCCACAAGGACCTCCACAGCATGGCTATCCGCCACAAGGACCTCCACAGCATGGCTATCCACTACAAGGACCTCCACAGCCAGAATATCCGGCACAAAACTATCCACCACAAGGTTTCAATCCACCACCACAAAACTATGGTCCACCTCCGCCACAGAACTACGCACCACCTCCCCCAGCTCCAGTTATAGTGCAGCCAGGTGGCTGGTATAGTCGCAACCGCAGGAACAAACCCCAATCGAACGCTGTGGCCGCAG CCTCACTAATCTTTATATCGGGTGGCATGAACATTGCCTGGAGCGTTGGTTTTCGCCCCTTGACCTCGACCATCTTCACATCTTTGCACTTGGCTGTGGCATGGTTCATTGCGGCTATTATTGGTGCTTTCATCAGCTGTTTCCTGGCAAACAAAATTCCAAAGAAATTCGTAGTG ATTTTTGCCTCAGCCCTTGTGCTTATTGCTGGAATTGTTAGAGCCGCAACAAGTTACAATGGTGAAGCCATTGAAGCCAGTCTATATCTAGATGGCATTGCCAATGGATTGATCTTTTCTCCAACCCTGGCACTAATAGGCGAAGTGTCTTGGCCCTATATGCGTGGTCCGATTGCCGCATCCATAGAGCAAATGTGCTTCACATGTGGCTTCTTCATTCAGTTGGTTTATACCGAAGCGTGGGGAGTGGACTCTTACTACTACAATACATTCACCTCGGAGCAAATGCACGGAATTCTCTCGGCTATTTACGGACTGATTGCATTGATTCTTGCCGCCTTTCTCATCATTGAGTCGCCAGTCATTACGCTGGCCAATGGAAACGAACAGGCCGCACTCGAGATACTGCGCCAACTGCAGCAACCTCACACGATCACCACAGATACCTACGCCCAGCTGGAGGAGCACAAGCGCTATCTGGCACAGAACAAGAACATATCGACTGTCGAGAGCATTACGCAAGGATTGCCAGCGCTTCTTCGACTCGTCTTTCTCCGTGCTCTCAATGCCATGAGTCTGTCCATCATGGTGTACTATGCGTTCCTCCTTTCCATAATAACACATTACTCTCCCTATGATTTCATGTGGCAGTACTTGGTATTTGGAATTTGCCGCTGGATAGGCACTTTTGTGATCAGTCTCTGCACCGAGTCTCTGGGACGCAAGAAGCCAACACTCTTTGGACTGCTTGTCAGCGGAGGCCTTTCCTTTGGCATTGCATCCATGGTGGGTGATTATCCGTATGGTGCTGTTGACAGCATAGTTAACCTCATCTTCGTCTATGAGGTCTTCGCTGGCATTGCCTTTGCCCCATCCTCTGTCTACCTATCCGAGGCATATCCTTTGGGAGTGAAGCAGCATTTCATAAGCTTCACTTTTATGGCCGAAATGCTTGTCTTCCTCATAATATCTTGTTGCACTACTTCTGTTACTGGTATCTCGATATACTTTTACATCCTCGGTGCATTTTCTGTACTCGGAGCTCTCTTAGGCTTTTGGTGTCTGCCAGAGACTAAGGGCACCACACTACGCGAGGCACAGGAAAAGTTTAAGGGCATGTCGAGCAAGGGATTTTAA
- the LOC133840569 gene encoding glucose facilitated diffusion protein-like isoform X2, with protein sequence MQNDKYRPPEPPTFGFTSAPPQHGYPPQGPPQHGYPPQGPPQPEYPAQNYPPQGFNPPPQNYGPPPPQNYAPPPPAPVIVQPGGWYSRNRRNKPQSNAVAAASLIFISGGMNIAWSVGFRPLTSTIFTSLHLAVAWFIAAIIGAFISCFLANKIPKKFVVIFASALVLIAGIVRAATSYNGEAIEASLYLDGIANGLIFSPTLALIGEVSWPYMRGPIAASIEQMCFTCGFFIQLVYTEAWGVDSYYYNTFTSEQMHGILSAIYGLIALILAAFLIIESPVITLANGNEQAALEILRQLQQPHTITTDTYAQLEEHKRYLAQNKNISTVESITQGLPALLRLVFLRALNAMSLSIMVYYAFLLSIITHYSPYDFMWQYLVFGICRWIGTFVISLCTESLGRKKPTLFGLLVSGGLSFGIASMVGDYPYGAVDSIVNLIFVYEVFAGIAFAPSSVYLSEAYPLGVKQHFISFTFMAEMLVFLIISCCTTSVTGISIYFYILGAFSVLGALLGFWCLPETKGTTLREAQEKFKGMSSKGF encoded by the exons ATGCAGAACGACAAATATAGACCTCCAGAGCCACCGACCTTTGGGTTCACTTCGGCACCACCACAGCATGGCTATCCGCCACAAGGACCTCCACAGCATGGCTATCCGCCACAAGGAC CTCCACAGCCAGAATATCCGGCACAAAACTATCCACCACAAGGTTTCAATCCACCACCACAAAACTATGGTCCACCTCCGCCACAGAACTACGCACCACCTCCCCCAGCTCCAGTTATAGTGCAGCCAGGTGGCTGGTATAGTCGCAACCGCAGGAACAAACCCCAATCGAACGCTGTGGCCGCAG CCTCACTAATCTTTATATCGGGTGGCATGAACATTGCCTGGAGCGTTGGTTTTCGCCCCTTGACCTCGACCATCTTCACATCTTTGCACTTGGCTGTGGCATGGTTCATTGCGGCTATTATTGGTGCTTTCATCAGCTGTTTCCTGGCAAACAAAATTCCAAAGAAATTCGTAGTG ATTTTTGCCTCAGCCCTTGTGCTTATTGCTGGAATTGTTAGAGCCGCAACAAGTTACAATGGTGAAGCCATTGAAGCCAGTCTATATCTAGATGGCATTGCCAATGGATTGATCTTTTCTCCAACCCTGGCACTAATAGGCGAAGTGTCTTGGCCCTATATGCGTGGTCCGATTGCCGCATCCATAGAGCAAATGTGCTTCACATGTGGCTTCTTCATTCAGTTGGTTTATACCGAAGCGTGGGGAGTGGACTCTTACTACTACAATACATTCACCTCGGAGCAAATGCACGGAATTCTCTCGGCTATTTACGGACTGATTGCATTGATTCTTGCCGCCTTTCTCATCATTGAGTCGCCAGTCATTACGCTGGCCAATGGAAACGAACAGGCCGCACTCGAGATACTGCGCCAACTGCAGCAACCTCACACGATCACCACAGATACCTACGCCCAGCTGGAGGAGCACAAGCGCTATCTGGCACAGAACAAGAACATATCGACTGTCGAGAGCATTACGCAAGGATTGCCAGCGCTTCTTCGACTCGTCTTTCTCCGTGCTCTCAATGCCATGAGTCTGTCCATCATGGTGTACTATGCGTTCCTCCTTTCCATAATAACACATTACTCTCCCTATGATTTCATGTGGCAGTACTTGGTATTTGGAATTTGCCGCTGGATAGGCACTTTTGTGATCAGTCTCTGCACCGAGTCTCTGGGACGCAAGAAGCCAACACTCTTTGGACTGCTTGTCAGCGGAGGCCTTTCCTTTGGCATTGCATCCATGGTGGGTGATTATCCGTATGGTGCTGTTGACAGCATAGTTAACCTCATCTTCGTCTATGAGGTCTTCGCTGGCATTGCCTTTGCCCCATCCTCTGTCTACCTATCCGAGGCATATCCTTTGGGAGTGAAGCAGCATTTCATAAGCTTCACTTTTATGGCCGAAATGCTTGTCTTCCTCATAATATCTTGTTGCACTACTTCTGTTACTGGTATCTCGATATACTTTTACATCCTCGGTGCATTTTCTGTACTCGGAGCTCTCTTAGGCTTTTGGTGTCTGCCAGAGACTAAGGGCACCACACTACGCGAGGCACAGGAAAAGTTTAAGGGCATGTCGAGCAAGGGATTTTAA
- the LOC133840573 gene encoding uncharacterized protein LOC133840573, with amino-acid sequence MTGDKTATPRVSFQQEQKDLEQANWLSRSRKNQPQWNALGASSLIFVSGGMSLVWGTGFAEHSLHVELLKMDLHIQICWYGAALLGALVSAFLTHRTPQRPIYIFSSCLVLMCGVLFLTLPGRANAIIAARYLDGFANGLVFVPTMSTVGELSVREMRGVLAASVEQLSCNFGIFIQLFYTAIWNSGWNLTIVADQVHGLLSIFFGVAALALALTLCVESPVYLLLRRSEQAAVVALRHLQRPSMVTSETFLLLDEHKRYVAYNRDLLWCQSIQRGLVPLLKILVHRSLYALSLTPLIWLALYLTAVELTPYFHTWPYAVFGILRWTGSCCVVFLMDSGGRKKPSLFGSFAGGVFAIAFAMLFQRTPHMISALAMVFSFQFFAGVTHASSAVYLTEAFPLLVKPYFVAFVYIFELSIRIALCCFTPSSSDIVVYFYVLGGTSISFFLLGIFCLPETKLTSLAKAHLKIRKWFNEDF; translated from the exons ATGACAGGCGATAAGACAGCAACGCCGAGGGTCTCCTTCCAGCAGGAGCAAAAGGATCTGGAGCAGGCCAATTGGCTGAGTCGTAGTCGCAAGAATCAACCGCAATGGAATGCTCTAGGCGCCAGTTCACTCATTTTTGTCTCGGGCGGCATGAGTCTGGTCTGGGGCACGGGATTCGCAGAACATTCGCTACACGTGGAGCTGCTCAAGATGGATCTCCATATACAGATCTGTTGGTATGGCGCCGCCTTGCTGGGCGCCCTGGTCAGCGCCTTCCTCACGCATCGCACGCCACAGCGTCCAATATAT ATCTTTAGCTCCTGCCTCGTGCTGATGTGTGGCGTGCTCTTTCTCACGCTGCCCGGGCGAGCAAATGCCATCATCGCAGCACGCTATCTGGATGGCTTCGCCAATGGGCTCGTCTTTGTGCCCACCATGAGCACTGTGGGCGAGTTGTCGGTGCGGGAGATGCGCGGCGTTTTGGCCGCCTCTGTGGAGCAGCTGAGCTGCAACTTTGGCATTTTCATACAGCTCTTCTACACCGCCATCTGGAACAGCGGATGGAATCTGACGATTGTCGCCGATCAGGTGCACGGCTTGCTAAGTATCTTCTTTGGAGTGGCAGCCTTGGCCTTGGCCCTGACTCTCTGTGTCGAGTCTCCCGTTTACTTGCTGCTGCGGCGCAGCGAACAGGCTGCTGTGGTGGCATTGCGGCACTTGCAACGTCCGTCGATGGTCACGAGCGAGACCTTTCTGCTGCTGGACGAGCACAAGCGTTATGTGGCCTACAACCGAGATCTCTTGTGGTGCCAGAGCATTCAACGAGGTCTCGTGCCCCTGCTCAAGATCCTTGTCCATCGCTCGCTCTATGCGCTCAGCTTGACGCCGCTCATCTGGTTGGCTCTCTATCTGACAGCCGTCGAATTGACGCCCTACTTTCATACCTGGCCCTATGCTGTCTTTGGCATTCTGCGTTGGACTGGCAGTTGCTGTGTTGTCTTCCTCATGGACTCGGGTGGTCGCAAGAAGCCTTCGCTATTTGGCAGCTTTGCCGGCGGTGTTTTCGCCATTGCCTTTGCTATGTTGTTCCAGCGAACACCTCACATGATTTCAGCCTTGGCGATGGTGTTCAGCTTTCAGTTCTTTGCCGGCGTGACACATGCTTCCTCAGCCGTCTACTTGACTGAGGCATTTCCGCTTCTGGTCAAACCCTATTTCGTGGCCTTCGTCTACATCTTTGAGTTGTCGATCAGGATTGCACTTTGCTGTTTTACACCTAGTTCATCGGATATAGTCGTCTATTTTTATGTGCTAGGTGGCACTTCCATTAGCTTCTTCTTGTTGGGCATCTTTTGTTTGCCAGAGACGAAGCTCACATCGCTGGCAAAAGCTCACCTCAAGATACGCAAATGGTTTAATGAGGATTTCTAG